The Ananas comosus cultivar F153 linkage group 7, ASM154086v1, whole genome shotgun sequence genome has a window encoding:
- the LOC109712675 gene encoding LRR receptor-like serine/threonine-protein kinase RPK2 isoform X2, translated as MAARRRFDAGTLALVVSFPLLLLLISSTSAELGPGPAVERSALVQFKSSVSDPAGLLRRWSDAPGGDHCAWPGVACDSRSRVVALNISAQGLPSPPFSCSRSGPFGRRCPDPSRRLAGKLNAAIGDLSELRVLFLPFHSFHGEIPAKIWRLEKLEVLDLEGSSLWGTLPSRFPRGLRVLNLASNLIKGEIPSSLSSCTDLETLDFAGNQLNGSVPGFLGSLPKLKELYLSFNHFERPIPDEIGAGCHSLEHMDMSGNQLVGSIPSNLGNCSELRSLLLFSNLLDGFIPSDLGRLRKLQVLDVSRNSLSGPVPSELGDCVDLSVVVLVNEFDPISGKEPSGYVNGDEFNAFQGGISENITALPKLRVLWAPRATLEGEIPSNWGTCESLEIVNFGNNLFTGEIPRGFSRCKNLKFLNLSSNKLSGQLTAELAVPCMNVFDVSGNQLFGSIPRFSYKQCYSSLLPSDRFSLAYSSFFAYRTITALPLTSFDSGDDFVVYHNFGKNKFTGLLSSLPVAIDRYGNQTVYAFLVDGNNLMGSLDAILSEKCSKLKKLIANFSSNKISGEIMAEIGVNCRSLRVLDIAGNQISGLIPSSVGLLDSLVILDFSRNHLRDHIPESFNQLKSLKFLSLARNNLTGPIPSGFDRLRSLEVLDLSSNSLSGNFNASNCIGSGGFGATYKAEISPGVLVAIKRLAVGRFQGVQQFHAEIKTLGRWRHPNLVTLIGYHVSDSEMFLIYNYLSGGNLERFIQERSKRPVDWRMLHKIALDIACALAYLHDQCVPRILHRDVKPSNILLDNECNAFLSDFGLARLLGNSETHATTGVAGTFGYVAPEYAMTCRVSDKADVYSYGVVLLELLSDKKALDPSFSPYGNGFNIVTWACMLLQKGRAREFFTEGLWDVAPHDDLVETLHLGVKCTVDSLAIRPTMKQVVRRLKELQPPPY; from the exons ATGGCGGCTCGCCGGAGATTCGAcgccggaaccctagccttGGTGGTCTCCTTCCCGTTGCTCCTCCTCTTGATCTCGTCTACCTCGGCGGAACTGGGGCCCGGCCCCGCGGTGGAGAGATCGGCTCTCGTCCAGTTCAAGAGCTCCGTCTCCGACCCCGCCGGGCTCCTCCGCCGGTGGTCCGACGCCCCCGGCGGCGACCACTGCGCGTGGCCCGGCGTCGCCTGCGACTCGAGATCCAGGGTCGTCGCCCTCAATATATCCGCACAGGGGCTCCCCTCGCCGCCGTTTTCCTGCTCCAGATCCGGTCCTTTTGGCCGGCGATGCCCCGATCCTAGTCGACGGCTCGCCGGAAAGCTCAACGCCGCCATTGGGGACCTCTCCGAGCTCAGAGTCCTCTTCTTACCATTCCATAGCTTCCATGGAGAGATCCCCGCTAAGATCTGGAGGTTGGAGAAGCTGGAGGTGCTCGATCTCGAGGGTAGCTCGCTGTGGGGGACCCTTCCGTCTCGATTTCCACGTGGGCTGCGAGTTCTGAACCTTGCATCGAATCTGATCAAAGGTGAGATCCCGTCCTCCCTCTCGAGCTGTACCGATTTAGAAACCCTAGACTTTGCCGGAAACCAGCTCAACGGCTCCGTTCCGGGGTTTCTTGGTAGCCTTCCTAAGCTGAAGGAGTTGTACCTCTCCTTCAATCACTTCGAGAGGCCGATCCCCGACGAGATTGGAGCTGGTTGCCACAGTCTCGAGCATATGGACATGTCGGGAAATCAATTGGTCGGTAGCATTCCTTCTAATTTGGGGAATTGTAGTGAGCTCCGTTCTCTCCTGCTGTTTTCGAATCTTTTGGATGGCTTCATTCCCTCTGACCTCGGACGGTTGAGAAAGCTTCAAGTTTTAGATGTTTCGAGAAATAGCTTGAGTGGCCCTGTACCTTCGGAGCTTGGAGACTGCGTAGATTTGTCTGTTGTCGTTCTCGTGAATGAGTTTGATCCTATTTCTGGCAAAGAACCTTCAGGCTATGTCAATGGTGATGAATTCAATGCTTTTCAAGGGGGGATTTCAGAGAATATCACAGCTCTGCCGAAGCTTAGGGTTCTTTGGGCCCCAAGGGCAACATTGGAAGGAGAGATCCCTAGCAACTGGGGTACTTGTGAGAGCTTggaaattgttaattttggcAACAATCTTTTTACTGGAGAAATTCCAAGAGGGTTTTCACGGTGCAAGAACCTTAAATTTCTAAATCTCAGCTCTAATAAGTTGTCTGGTCAGCTCACTGCAGAGCTTGCTGTGCCTTGTATGAATGTGTTTGATGTCAGTGGGAATCAGTTATTTGGTTCCATTCCTAGGTTTAGTTACAAGCAGTGCTATTCATCTCTGCTCCCCTCTGATCGCTTCTCATTGGCTTATTCTTCATTCTTTGCATACAGGACTATTACAGCGCTACCCTTAACTTCTTTTGATTCTGGAGATGATTTTGTCGTGTACCATAATTTTGGAAAGAATAAGTTTACAGGTTTGTTGTCATCTTTACCGGTTGCTATTGACAGATATGGGAACCAGACCGTTTATGCATTTTTAGTCGATGGAAATAATCTTATGGGTTCCTTAGATGCTATTCTCTCAGAAAAATGCAGCAAATTGAAGAAGTTGATTGCTAACTTCAGTAGCAATAAGATATCCGGTGAAATTATGGCGGAAATTGGTGTTAATTGCAGATCCCTCAGAGTTCTGGATATAGCTGGCAATCAAATTTCGGGATTGATTCCTTCGAGTGTTGGTTTGTTGGACAGTCTTGTTATTCTGGATTTTAGTAGGAACCATCTTCGCGATCACATACCTGAGAGTTTTAACCAGTTAAAGAGTTTAAAGTTTCTCTCGTTGGCCAGAAATAATCTTACTGGTCCCATTCCTTCTGGATTTGACCGGTTGAGGTCACTAGAGGTTTTAGATCTTTCATCAAATTCTCTCTCAG GCAATTTTAATGCGAGTAATTGCATCGGAAGTGGGGGCTTTGGAGCAACATACAAGGCTGAGATTTCGCCAGGTGTCCTAGTCGCTATCAAGAGACTTGCTGTTGGAAGATTCCAAGGTGTTCAGCAGTTCCATGCTGAGATCAAGACTCTTGGAAGGTGGCGGCATCCCAATCTAGTGACCCTAATAGGATATCATGTGAGTGATTCGGAGATGTTTCTCATATACAATTATCTTTCCGGGGGTAATTTGGAAAGGTTTATACAAGAAAGGTCGAAGAGGCCTGTTGATTGGAGGATGCTTCATAAAATAGCATTAGACATTGCATGCGCACTCGCCTATTTGCACGACCAATGCGTACCCCGCATTCTTCATCGTGACGTTAAGCCAAGTAATATTTTGTTGGACAATGAATGCAACGCTTTTCTCTCTGATTTTGGATTAGCAAGACTTCTTGGAAATTCTGAAACTCATGCAACCACTGGTGTTGCTGGGACTTTTGGGTATGTAGCCCCAGAATATGCAATGACATGCCGTGTTTCTGATAAAGCAGATGTATATAGCTATGGTGTGGTATTATTAGAATTGCTTTCAGACAAGAAAGCCTTGGATCCCTCTTTCTCTCCATATGGAAATGGTTTTAATATTGTAACTTGGGCCTGTATGCTGCTGCAGAAAGGCCGGGCTCGTGAGTTCTTCACAGAGGGGCTGTGGGATGTGGCCCCACATGATGACTTGGTAGAGACCTTACATTTGGGGGTCAAGTGTACTGTTGATTCGCTTGCTATTAGGCCCACAA
- the LOC109712675 gene encoding LRR receptor-like serine/threonine-protein kinase RPK2 isoform X1, producing MAARRRFDAGTLALVVSFPLLLLLISSTSAELGPGPAVERSALVQFKSSVSDPAGLLRRWSDAPGGDHCAWPGVACDSRSRVVALNISAQGLPSPPFSCSRSGPFGRRCPDPSRRLAGKLNAAIGDLSELRVLFLPFHSFHGEIPAKIWRLEKLEVLDLEGSSLWGTLPSRFPRGLRVLNLASNLIKGEIPSSLSSCTDLETLDFAGNQLNGSVPGFLGSLPKLKELYLSFNHFERPIPDEIGAGCHSLEHMDMSGNQLVGSIPSNLGNCSELRSLLLFSNLLDGFIPSDLGRLRKLQVLDVSRNSLSGPVPSELGDCVDLSVVVLVNEFDPISGKEPSGYVNGDEFNAFQGGISENITALPKLRVLWAPRATLEGEIPSNWGTCESLEIVNFGNNLFTGEIPRGFSRCKNLKFLNLSSNKLSGQLTAELAVPCMNVFDVSGNQLFGSIPRFSYKQCYSSLLPSDRFSLAYSSFFAYRTITALPLTSFDSGDDFVVYHNFGKNKFTGLLSSLPVAIDRYGNQTVYAFLVDGNNLMGSLDAILSEKCSKLKKLIANFSSNKISGEIMAEIGVNCRSLRVLDIAGNQISGLIPSSVGLLDSLVILDFSRNHLRDHIPESFNQLKSLKFLSLARNNLTGPIPSGFDRLRSLEVLDLSSNSLSGEIPSDLVKLRSLAVLLLNNNMLSGKIPSAFANATSLSVFNVSFNNLSGSLPLNSGTMTCDSVLGNPFLQSCQAFSLTIPPTDLQGRTANSQGYTDSPPPENSPSNSSGGGFSSIEIASITSASAIVSVLLALICLYIYTKKCAPRSSNRPSGRREVIVFHDIGVPLTYESVVHATGNFNASNCIGSGGFGATYKAEISPGVLVAIKRLAVGRFQGVQQFHAEIKTLGRWRHPNLVTLIGYHVSDSEMFLIYNYLSGGNLERFIQERSKRPVDWRMLHKIALDIACALAYLHDQCVPRILHRDVKPSNILLDNECNAFLSDFGLARLLGNSETHATTGVAGTFGYVAPEYAMTCRVSDKADVYSYGVVLLELLSDKKALDPSFSPYGNGFNIVTWACMLLQKGRAREFFTEGLWDVAPHDDLVETLHLGVKCTVDSLAIRPTMKQVVRRLKELQPPPY from the coding sequence ATGGCGGCTCGCCGGAGATTCGAcgccggaaccctagccttGGTGGTCTCCTTCCCGTTGCTCCTCCTCTTGATCTCGTCTACCTCGGCGGAACTGGGGCCCGGCCCCGCGGTGGAGAGATCGGCTCTCGTCCAGTTCAAGAGCTCCGTCTCCGACCCCGCCGGGCTCCTCCGCCGGTGGTCCGACGCCCCCGGCGGCGACCACTGCGCGTGGCCCGGCGTCGCCTGCGACTCGAGATCCAGGGTCGTCGCCCTCAATATATCCGCACAGGGGCTCCCCTCGCCGCCGTTTTCCTGCTCCAGATCCGGTCCTTTTGGCCGGCGATGCCCCGATCCTAGTCGACGGCTCGCCGGAAAGCTCAACGCCGCCATTGGGGACCTCTCCGAGCTCAGAGTCCTCTTCTTACCATTCCATAGCTTCCATGGAGAGATCCCCGCTAAGATCTGGAGGTTGGAGAAGCTGGAGGTGCTCGATCTCGAGGGTAGCTCGCTGTGGGGGACCCTTCCGTCTCGATTTCCACGTGGGCTGCGAGTTCTGAACCTTGCATCGAATCTGATCAAAGGTGAGATCCCGTCCTCCCTCTCGAGCTGTACCGATTTAGAAACCCTAGACTTTGCCGGAAACCAGCTCAACGGCTCCGTTCCGGGGTTTCTTGGTAGCCTTCCTAAGCTGAAGGAGTTGTACCTCTCCTTCAATCACTTCGAGAGGCCGATCCCCGACGAGATTGGAGCTGGTTGCCACAGTCTCGAGCATATGGACATGTCGGGAAATCAATTGGTCGGTAGCATTCCTTCTAATTTGGGGAATTGTAGTGAGCTCCGTTCTCTCCTGCTGTTTTCGAATCTTTTGGATGGCTTCATTCCCTCTGACCTCGGACGGTTGAGAAAGCTTCAAGTTTTAGATGTTTCGAGAAATAGCTTGAGTGGCCCTGTACCTTCGGAGCTTGGAGACTGCGTAGATTTGTCTGTTGTCGTTCTCGTGAATGAGTTTGATCCTATTTCTGGCAAAGAACCTTCAGGCTATGTCAATGGTGATGAATTCAATGCTTTTCAAGGGGGGATTTCAGAGAATATCACAGCTCTGCCGAAGCTTAGGGTTCTTTGGGCCCCAAGGGCAACATTGGAAGGAGAGATCCCTAGCAACTGGGGTACTTGTGAGAGCTTggaaattgttaattttggcAACAATCTTTTTACTGGAGAAATTCCAAGAGGGTTTTCACGGTGCAAGAACCTTAAATTTCTAAATCTCAGCTCTAATAAGTTGTCTGGTCAGCTCACTGCAGAGCTTGCTGTGCCTTGTATGAATGTGTTTGATGTCAGTGGGAATCAGTTATTTGGTTCCATTCCTAGGTTTAGTTACAAGCAGTGCTATTCATCTCTGCTCCCCTCTGATCGCTTCTCATTGGCTTATTCTTCATTCTTTGCATACAGGACTATTACAGCGCTACCCTTAACTTCTTTTGATTCTGGAGATGATTTTGTCGTGTACCATAATTTTGGAAAGAATAAGTTTACAGGTTTGTTGTCATCTTTACCGGTTGCTATTGACAGATATGGGAACCAGACCGTTTATGCATTTTTAGTCGATGGAAATAATCTTATGGGTTCCTTAGATGCTATTCTCTCAGAAAAATGCAGCAAATTGAAGAAGTTGATTGCTAACTTCAGTAGCAATAAGATATCCGGTGAAATTATGGCGGAAATTGGTGTTAATTGCAGATCCCTCAGAGTTCTGGATATAGCTGGCAATCAAATTTCGGGATTGATTCCTTCGAGTGTTGGTTTGTTGGACAGTCTTGTTATTCTGGATTTTAGTAGGAACCATCTTCGCGATCACATACCTGAGAGTTTTAACCAGTTAAAGAGTTTAAAGTTTCTCTCGTTGGCCAGAAATAATCTTACTGGTCCCATTCCTTCTGGATTTGACCGGTTGAGGTCACTAGAGGTTTTAGATCTTTCATCAAATTCTCTCTCAGGTGAGATTCCCAGCGATCTTGTTAAATTAAGAAGCCTCGCTGTCCTCCTACTTAACAACAATATGCTCTCTGGAAAGATTCCTTCCGCTTTTGCTAATGCAACTTCACTTTCTGTGTTTAATGTGTCCTTCAATAACTTATCTGGGTCGTTGCCATTGAATTCCGGCACGATGACATGTGATAGTGTTCTTGGAAATCCTTTTCTCCAGTCTTGTCAGGCCTTTTCTCTTACTATTCCACCAACAGACCTGCAAGGTCGTACTGCAAATTCACAAGGATACACTGATTCACCACCACCCGAAAATTCACCTAGCAACAGCAGCGGCGGTGGTTTTAGTTCTATTGAAATTGCCTCCATTACTTCGGCATCAGCCATTGTCTCAGTCCTCTTAGCACTTATTTGTCTCTACATTTACACAAAAAAATGTGCGCCAAGGTCTTCAAATCGTCCTTCAGGAAGGAGGGAAGTCATAGTCTTTCATGATATAGGGGTCCCACTGACTTACGAGAGTGTTGTTCATGCCACAGGCAATTTTAATGCGAGTAATTGCATCGGAAGTGGGGGCTTTGGAGCAACATACAAGGCTGAGATTTCGCCAGGTGTCCTAGTCGCTATCAAGAGACTTGCTGTTGGAAGATTCCAAGGTGTTCAGCAGTTCCATGCTGAGATCAAGACTCTTGGAAGGTGGCGGCATCCCAATCTAGTGACCCTAATAGGATATCATGTGAGTGATTCGGAGATGTTTCTCATATACAATTATCTTTCCGGGGGTAATTTGGAAAGGTTTATACAAGAAAGGTCGAAGAGGCCTGTTGATTGGAGGATGCTTCATAAAATAGCATTAGACATTGCATGCGCACTCGCCTATTTGCACGACCAATGCGTACCCCGCATTCTTCATCGTGACGTTAAGCCAAGTAATATTTTGTTGGACAATGAATGCAACGCTTTTCTCTCTGATTTTGGATTAGCAAGACTTCTTGGAAATTCTGAAACTCATGCAACCACTGGTGTTGCTGGGACTTTTGGGTATGTAGCCCCAGAATATGCAATGACATGCCGTGTTTCTGATAAAGCAGATGTATATAGCTATGGTGTGGTATTATTAGAATTGCTTTCAGACAAGAAAGCCTTGGATCCCTCTTTCTCTCCATATGGAAATGGTTTTAATATTGTAACTTGGGCCTGTATGCTGCTGCAGAAAGGCCGGGCTCGTGAGTTCTTCACAGAGGGGCTGTGGGATGTGGCCCCACATGATGACTTGGTAGAGACCTTACATTTGGGGGTCAAGTGTACTGTTGATTCGCTTGCTATTAGGCCCACAA
- the LOC109712677 gene encoding uncharacterized protein LOC109712677, giving the protein MAGGTKAKLLCSFGGELVREQGRASYVGGKTRLVSIAASFRSLLAKMSELCGAEPSSLDVRFRLPDVTIGVDTPLVSVESDDDVRSMMEEFDSGQKIPIFLFTANAQNTDDEIAADEGAAFGAATAVETVREMEIVTAEEPLNSQIYPSTSASSLKRGYVRHQKVGPGMSGETFRRDSQSLVVGQEYEDVQAFRNALTSAAIAANFELHMIRSDQRRVTARCAAEDCTWRVHASKLPQVTTFRIRTLTPEHTCVRTEEAGHRQATAKWIANCIKDKLRHNWNYKPREIVNDIHQEYGVLITYKRAFLGREKALEELRAQPEKDVIADDDGYECNVDSHDEDVHAWGEIDDPPRKKQDYGQCRSKEVRPLHCTQCNQIGHNRRTCGTLEASKH; this is encoded by the exons ATGGCGGGGGGGACGAAGGCGAAGCTCCTCTGCAGCTTCGGGGGTGAGTTGGTGAGAGAGCAGGGGAGGGCGTCGTACGTAGGGGGGAAGACGCGCCTGGTCTCGATCGCGGCGAGCTTCCGATCGCTCCTCGCCAAAATGTCGGAGCTCTGCGGCGCCGAGCCGAGCTCGCTCGACGTCAGGTTCCGGCTTCCTGACGTCACCATCGGCGTCGATACCCCCCTCGTCTCCGTCGAGAGCGACGATGATGTTAGGAGCATGATGGAGGAGTTTGATTCGGGTCAGAAGATCCCAATCTTTCTCTTCACCGCCAATGCTCAAAATACCGATGATGAGATTGCCGCAGACGAAGGTGCCGCCTTTGGAGCTGCCACTGCTGTGGAAACGGTGAG AGAGATGGAAATAGTGACAGCAGAAGAGCCACTCAATAGCCAAATCTATCCAAGCACTTCAGCATCATCCTTGAAAAGAGGCTATGTAAGGCATCAAAAGGTAGGCCCAGGCATGTCAGGGGAAACATTCCGAAGAGACTCTCAGTCGCTAGTTGTCGGTCAGGAATATGAGGATGTACAGGCGTTCCGCAATGCGCTAACAAGCGCCGCCATCGCTGCGAATTTTGAGCTCCATATGATCAGATCGGATCAGCGCCGCGTCACAGCCAG ATGTGCTGCAGAAGACTGCACATGGCGAGTACACGCATCGAAACTCCCACAAGTCACTACTTTTAGAATACGAACCCTAACACCAGAACACACTTGTGTTAGGACAGAGGAAGCTGGCCATCGCCAAGCAACGGCAAAGTGGATAGCCAATTGCATAAAAGACAAGCTTCGGCATAACTGGAATTACAAGCCAAGAGAGATCGTCAATGACATTCATCAAGAGTATGGGGTGCTTATTACATACAAAAGGGCTTTCCTTGGGAGGGAGAAGGCATTGGAAGAGCTACGAGCTCAGCCAGAGAAGGATGTAATTGCTGATGATGATGGTTATGAGTGCAATGTTGATAGCCATGATGAGGATGTTCACGCATGGGGTGAGATAGATGATCCCCCAAGAAAGAAGCAGGATTATGGGCAGTGTCGATCCAAGGAAGTAAGGCCGCTGCACTGTACACAGTGTAACCAAAttgggcataatagaagaacatGTGGGACGTTAGAAGCTTCGAAACATTGA
- the LOC109712678 gene encoding protein CHLORORESPIRATORY REDUCTION 7, chloroplastic: MEEIERERERASMEGFVSKGYSCAGVPCFDGKQFPKICWPTSYFMRKPLSTASIAWSNAFLEPQSVLNKHHAKVYAVRRRRAYMQSDTYVLLEPGRGEEFVSEDELRIRLKGWLENWPGNVLPPDLARFGTIDDAVSHLVRSVCELEIDGEVGSVQWYQVQLE; encoded by the exons ATggaagagatagagagagaaagagagagagcatcaATGGAGGGATTTGTGAGCAAGGGTTATTCCTGTGCGGGAGTTCCATGCTTCGATG GTAAACAGTTTCCAAAAATATGTTGGCCAACTTCATATTTCATGCGGAAACCGTTATCCACTGCTAGTATCGCATGGTCAAATGCATTTTTGGAACCGCAATCGGTGCTGAACAAGCACCATGCGAAG GTTTATGCAGTTAGGAGGAGAAGAGCATATATGCAGTCCGATACTTATGTTCTTTTAGAACCAGGCAGAGGTGAAGAGTTTGTTTCGGAGGACGAACTCAGAATTAGATTGAAAGGCTGGTTGGAAAACTGGCCTGGAAATGTGTTGCCTCCTGATCTCGCGAGATTCGGCACAATCGATGATGCTGTTTCGCACCTTGTCAGGTCTGTATGTGAGCTCGAGATCGACGGTGAGGTTGGTTCGGTACAATGGTACCAAGTTCAACTGGAATGA